The window ATCCTAAAGTCTCAGATACGAGCAATAAGATACTTTCAAAGGTATAGATATCGCGTGCGATAGATCAAGGTCCTTGATCTTCCGCGAAGATCTATGAAATGATATCGGGATTGATCGGGGACAATATTTAAGTTAACGATCTCCTCTATCATTCTTCTCGTCTCCTTACGAAATTTAATACAGTACTTATTTCTACCAAGTGATCATCCCGATAAGGCTTAATTATctcgtataaattatttttaatgtcacCTTGTCTCGTCTAATTAAATTTcgacagaataaaaaaaaaaaaaaagaaaaagaaaaatgaaatggcgtttaaataacattaattaaattgagAAATGAAGTTATATTATACTCTTACCGATATCTAGACGCCTCGCTAAATCCCGTCGTCTTAGTCGTTTTAAGATCTATCTCGTTTTGTGtcattttcttaaatattccGAAAGCCAACGAATATCAATGGATTGGGACTGGAAACGGATAGAATATACATATCCATCCATACGTTCCTTTCCCGATAGGAttattacataatacataGGTATGTAGTTCGCGCACGATTGGTCACGATACCCAATAAAGGTCTTTCGATAAAGCTTCGAAAAACGGATCCGATTTCTCGGCGATATCTTCCGAGTGACCCATTCTATTTCGTTTCCCGAGTCAAAAGTACCCTTGTCTcggccttctctctctctctctctctctctctccctagtCTACCTTCAAAGCTCTTCTTTCATAAGAGTCTGGCATCTCGTGTATCCATCGATAGAGATCCACGAGACATTGTGCCTGTGTGTACGTCCGAACATCACGAATTCTAAAAATTGCGAATTTTTATGGACGGCTCTTTGCCCAATTGATCAGAATGTAACAAGAAAGGATCCTCGATACGTAAAAAGAAGCATCTGTCGTATCCTCTTTCGTATAcaattctgtatatatatatatatatataatgtatatatgcgtatatatagtattattacatatatcagAGAACGTCCGTGTGCCATTTAGAGAATATGATATTACAAATGTACGCCGAGCGCCTTATTACGTGGGAATATATTTCTCGTGATCCACTAAATCATCGCGTTAGGAAAGGTCAAGACTATCCAGGGactttgatatattatatataactagACGAGAAAagacttttttatatttatagaagCCGATCATCGATTTTCCCCGTTCACGCAGTTCTTATAGATTTCAAGAACCATTCGATTCTTTAATGCGATATAACGAGAGTGCGATCTCTTTCGCTTAAAtcgtcgagaaaaaaaattcatgacgGATGATATTTTATCAATCGACTACCATCGTTGACAATGAACTTTTATCACCGTTAGCTCGCTAATTACGAAAGCCGAACAATCGGAAGAAGTCCGTAGAGACGGACTCGCGCTCTTCTCCACTTGAGCTTAGGCGACGCACGCTCCTTCTCGTATAGAAGAACGTATAGAAAAACtcgaggagagaaagagagagcataTTATACGTAGCACTCGTCTTTCATCCCACCCATATAACCACACACGATCTCTCTCTGCCCTCCatatatttatcttcgcatagcTGTCGATTCTCTTACGCGATAGAAGCAGAGAAAATGGGGCTAACtggaagggggggggggaggctGTTAATACATCGAACCACGTATGAACCGTATATGTACGTTCACGGTCAGTAGGTATTTATCGTATGCATACCAACGTGTGCGGAGTATCGTGTGGTCTATCGTGTGGCGGAAAGTTCACGTAGAGACACGTGGTCGAGCGGTTAACCATGCACACATGCGCCGTACGCCTCATCACCTACGCACAAATCTACGATACAGGCATATATCCTATAATCTACGTGGTGTACAGCCGCGCCGCATTCACCTGTCCAGCACACGAAATACGTAGCAGCGACACGTAGCTGACACTTTTCTATCCTTAATAACAGCCTATATACGACACGAGAGACAGGTACGGTGTTCGAAACATACGCGTATCTTAGTCGTATAAACGTGGAATCGAAAGGCGCAAGCGTCAAAtattccctctccctttctctttatagAGCGCGTGTGCGCGCGCCTACACGGACAAAATGACGATGACGGGTAGACGAGTTGAATCGAGCTTTTCCAGGTCCACGAAGCGCAGGCGCGCTGAACCGACATCGTATTGCAGGATTCTGCAAAGACCAAAGGGGTCTTTCATCCCTCTTCAtttccctctcctcctcctcctcctccccaaAGCCCCATTTACTACATTCTCTTGGCTCGGcattccatctctttctcctccctcctctcttCACCCTATCCCTACTGTCTTTCGATTTCCCTGCCACTCCCCTTTTTTCAACCGTCGATGGCCGTACGTGCGTACGCCTGCGTATACGTCGCCACTATTTAGTACCACGTTTTACTACTGATACTTACGACCTACTACGCGCAGCGGCGTACCGCAcgctttttcatttctcttcgaaCTTTGATCGACGAAAAGAATCCTCtacaatgaattattttcattttctcgatTGGTATTTGACGAACGATTCGATCGGAGAAAAGTCCATCTTCATTCTTATCTCCTCTTGAGGAGGACAAATTTCTATGAGAAGTTTGATGCGAAGATTGCGAGGTCTTCGAAGCAAAGGGCGAAGATAAGGGTGACGGTGGTAGAGCGTAGATAAAtgttaaatctctctctctctctctctctctctctctctctctctctctccctctctctctgagATCATGATCGTACGTCTcagagaacgagaaaaataaagaggatGGGGCTGGGGTGGAAAGGGCAGAAAGAAAGACACACATGGAAGTGACAGACGATTCGagcgaaagagatagaagggaAGACGAAAGAGGGGATGTATCGAAAGGAAATCAGGGACTGAACCCCGGCGTTGAACGAGGACATGGATAGacgtagaaaaagaagtggGTGGAGATGGAGGACGGACGCGAAGCAGGAAAGAGGTTGTACGGTGACGTCATGGTGGATCGATAGTTACCCACACTCCATGGCTCGCGAGAGTATTACGCGGGAAAAGCGCGTGCGCGGCTTCCGTACGCTTCCAAGTACTTCTTCCCGCCATATTAGCCACTATGAGATAGACGAGGATGTGCGACAGGGGTGGCACAGGGTGCTTTTTCTCCCGTAAGGTAATCCTCACGGTGTTGTATACCTTCCACCTATCTCGGAGCATATATCGACGCGTGAAAAGGAccgtacgagagagagagagagagagagagagagagagagagagagagagagagagagcgagggagtagatctctctatcttcttctcgACACTAGCGATTAACGCGTGGCACAGCGAGCCCGAAGGGAAACGTGGAACGATAGAGGTTAGAACGGGAATGGATGAGGGTACGCGAAAGGGAGTGAAAAACGAATGAAGAAAGGGATACATAGGAAGGAGTTTTAGGCGACTAAAGacccagaaaaaaaaaacaaaaaaaaaacaaaaaaaaaataaaaaagaaaacagagaaaaaaacaaatccgGAGTCAACGGTCTATGGATTCGCCGTTTTTATCGGCGAATTCTTAAATATCACACGGAGGCTCGCTCCTTCCTCGTCTTGAACATTTCTTTCGATTACCATCGATCGCCCCACGCGTTTAATATACTTTTCGACAAAATTACTTGCGTATCAGATATGATCTTGTTTAAGAGAGACGGGGAGGGGTTGCGATATATTTTAacgaattaatcaattaattatagaaTCGGTGTAATTATAGGAGGGCCGGGGGGAAGTGATAGACATAAGCGCAAGTCCTGGAAGGCAAGCTCCTACCAACCAGTTGCGCCCCAAGGAACCACCATCTTTGGTCATCCAGGGAGACTTCCGAAAAGTAATCATTTCGAATACTCTATAATGCCTTAAAGTCGCCATCGATGTTTGTGAAATACGACCCGACGATAAATTCGAGGAATAAATTCGACGATAAATCCGAGCGGAAGGGAATTACAGCTCGACGATTAAACCAAAATATGGATTACGATAAATTAAACGAAtgagtataatgataatgctTTCTCCATGGAATATATCCGAGAAGGGTCGATTTCACAAaagcgtatcgtcaaaaatatTTCGGTCCGTTACGCTTCCTGAAGCGGAAGGACGTTTTGTTGCAGATAAGCGGGATCAGTTCGGACATCTTCAAGCAAATCGAAACGGTCGAGAACGATCATGACGCCTCGACGGCAGCGGCCCTCGAAGCTGTTGAGCAAAGGGGTGACATGGTCGTTCGCGTCATCGAGCCCCGTCAAATGGGCAGACAAGTGTCCGAAGCGGCAAAGAAATTCATTGCGATGCAGGTACGTCCCCGTTAATCGTCCATTATCAGTATAGTGGGATCTGATCGATCGttattagaagaagaagaattgaaACGTCATCATCTCTTCAACGTCATCCTCTTTTAGGATCCGAAACACCCTATCCACCTTGTTGAGATAATTAAAAGGCCGGGACAGACGCTTGGCTTATATATACGCGAAGGTAATGGCGTTGACAGAAACGACGGTGTCTTCATCTCAAGGATAGCATTGGAAACTGCCGTCTATAACAGTGGCTGTTTGAAGGTGAGAATTTCAATCGAGAATTAATACGTCCTCGTTCGTCCTATATATCctagagaaaaagattacGAGTTCGTTCGTTGTGAGAGGAGgtctctcttcgtcttttcATCGATCGTAACTTTAATTCATGCCCAAGATTCATAGCCCAAACGAAATCCATTAGAATCGTCGAATTCTaggagtagagagagagagagagagagagagagaaagctataAAGGCTCTACCCCCTCGCGTCAGCGAACGATTCAGACACCATATGTATTTTTTCccatatgtatttttaattacaatcgacgataaaatatcgttaaaatatgtaaaaaaaatcttattctCCTAGGTAGGCGACGAGATCCTCGCGGTAAATTTAGTCGATGTGACACACATGAGCCTAGACgacgtcgttattatcatgtcGATACCGAGAAGGCTCATTCTCTCGACCAGACACGGTCCCCATCAAGCTGTCTCTCATAGTCGTCAGGCCGAGCACAAAGCACCACCGGTGGTAGTAATCAAGAGAGAACTGAACGAAGACGAGAGCGACCACGCTACGAGTAATCATGTCAGGTACATCAGAAATCTAAGATATATATCTGAACGGATGGATCCGGATTGCGGACTGAAATGAAATACTTTATCTCGATCGGCAGAGACAGTAGTCGCAGACGAGGCGACGGACGAGAAATGTTGCCCTCCCGATCGCAACTAGGCCTTACGGGTTTGGGATCGAGTCAAGATTTGGGTTCTAGTAACGGCGATCTTTATTACAATTCGAGACCGGAAGGACATTGGTCTTATcaaccaccgccaccacctgTCATCACCCATCAACCGAAACCTGCGACCGCACAACATTTTCAACCTTACGAGCGTGGTTATCCGAAGACATTGGAAAGTCTGGCCGAGAAAGTAAGTTTTGGTTGCGGCACGCGGTAAATCGTAAGCTACGGATGTCGTTCGTCTAAAGATAAGAAACTTGACATAGCTCGAGATTTTCTTAATGCTCTCCGATCGATTCGAAAAAATAAGTCAAGATACGATTAGCCTGTCCGATCCGATGTCAATCTCGATCTGATGTCACGTGTAGATACTATACATTAGATGTTCTAGACGATGTGGATCGAGCACCCTTTCATACACCTATCTGCACCAATTTAACTACTTGTTTTCCCTTCTCTATCTCCGATAAACGCTACGTTACGTTAGAAAAGAAAGTGGTGAATTCGTCTATTGTCTCGAGACACTCTCCGATAGAAATCAGAGCGATCATTGCACCTTTATTGCCAACACGATCTCCGAGTCTTTCGGATAATTGATATTGctatgagatatatatatacatatatatatatatatatatacatatatatacatatatatatatatatatatatttataaaatgtgcCTCGTTGAATTACTTTAAATAACACATTTTGCATGCTTCTATCTAGAAAGACGAGAGCTTTCGCTTCTATGTCTGCTTGATTATTTAATGTGTGATCAATATCCGAAACTCACGTCGATGTATTTCCGAACGGCACGGAGTGTCGACATTTTTACGACACGACGTTCGTCTTTCGATGTCGTCTTTCATATAACTAATCGGTTCTATGAATGAATGCTACATTGAAATTAACCAGGATTTTACGAAGGTAAAGACAACACTAACTCTTTCTTCATATCTAGAATTGTGTATAGGTATAAGAGCAATTTATCGTACTGTACGTACCGtacgcgatatatatatatatatatatatatatatatatatatatatatataatatttacatatgctCATTATTCGATACGTATATCTGCATTTCCTCCAATCGAATCCATGCGAAATTTCTATATGAagcattttaattatattcggCAATACGACGGTCAATTCGGCAGCACACACCAAATGTATGCATCGGCAGTATATTCAACCCGAATATTTCCTTCGATTATTGTGCTCCCTCCTTTTGCCATTAATCATTTCACTCAATAGGTAGgtatgttctttcttttattattaccgatgcacacatttttcctattaataaatcttttttcgtattaataaattttttcttccaaatattattcaatataattagATTTCATAGCGATATCAAATggatatatgaaaaaagtCGCGTACGTGTACCgctatattttaataacgtaAACCCCCTACTTTTCGTTGCCTCGTACATATATGCTTGCTGTGCAATTCCTTCcatcgttttctttctatcgtccTGCATTTTGAATCTTATTATATCCATATCTCTTATCTACGTGATTCTATCGTAATCGTGAACGTTAATTAATTGACATTATGATTGATCAACTTCCCTTTATAAGATATCgatctttcaattatttttcatttcgctATCCAGACAAAACTAGTACAATTAATTGCTCAGCTTGCGAGACCAATCATAGTGTCGATGGGCAATCGTTAAATGGATTATCGGTATCTTGGATTATCGTCGACTAGATTGTCTTTCCGTTGCTATTCATCGATACGCTTTCTATTCcactttctattttcatttctcacCGAGGATCTATTTCTTAGTGACTTGACAAAGACAGAAAGTTGACGATAATCCGAGggacgaaataaatttttggtCTGCGACGAAACGCGTCGATAACGTAACACGTCGCAACGGTACTGCAAATAGGTACACTCCTTCTATACTGGGCCAGTGATGCCCTCGAACGATGGACGTCGAATGTCCACCGGTGGCGGAATGCAATCGGTCGCAGGAAGATTGTCAGGGCAGACTCAGTCCTCTCATTATGGTTATTCTCAGCATGCCGGAAGTGGAAGGATCATTCCAAGAAGCGGTTCGGATCAACATTTGCCGCGCGTCGATTACGCGAGCATAACGATGCCAGCTCGTCATACTCTTCTAAGATCGAGCTTAAAATCGGGTACGCGTTATGTACCAAGAGGTAGTATTGTATTGTCGTCGTTATTACTTGCTATCAactaaatcattttctttcatgcAGGAACGTCGGCGTTGCGATACAACACCAGATACGGGACTCAAGCGGACACGCCGTCGATCACACCAAGGCGAAATCCAGTCGGTACTTTGACCAGGAGACACAGACCATCTTTGGATTATGCTTCCGATACCGAGGCCACGTGTTCGAGTTCACCGAAATCTGCCTACTATTATTACAGACACAATATGAATAATCCACCATCGAGCAGTGCCGTCTCCCATCTTGCGACCCTTTCGAGATCGCAAATTGGTCAGGGTATGGCGGGTAATTTAAATTCTTCAACCAACGTCGTTACTCTCtttactcttcttttctacaatactttgtttttcttttttttttctttcgtcactCCTGTACTCTAGGACTGAGATCGAACTCTTTGCCCCGAAGTGGTAGAACGTTGCCGCAACAGCCAGGTATCAGGTCGGGTCTCAGTACGGTGGCATCAGGATTGATCGATCAGGAAGACAGCGATGGTGCTTTATCGGCCCCGGAATTGCCTTCGATTAGACGGGACAGGGGTAACTatgcgaaaaagaaagaaaaaaacaaaaaaaaaaaacaaaaagcaaaaaaagcgCACCTTGCCcaaataaatacgtaaattTTCACTCTCGTATTTAAACCGACGTTAAACCCGACGAAACAGGTAGGATACCATCGTCGCCTAGCGTATTCACTTCCGACGAATATCGAGCGTGGTTGAGCAGGACGCCTAGCACGAGCGCACTGTACGAGCAAATCAGGGCCACCACAAATCGACCGCCACGTTATACCTATAGCGCTGAAAATATTCACGCGGCGGTCAATcaagtaaattattttattactcgtTTTTGCAATTGGTTcttacaagagagagaaagagagagagagagagagagagatttaaccGTTTGTTTGACGTCATATTTATATCGTAGGGCGATTATGGTAGTTACGGGGCGTACAGACCACTTTCTAGTACGTTGGACCGACTCTCAACGAGATCTGCCTCGGCGCAACAAGTCAATTTGGCGAATTTGAGAGCGTCGACGGCTATTAGTTCGACGTGTCATCGGGGTACAGGCAATCCTAGGCCGGCATCGGTGGCTACAAGCGCACGTTCCTCTTTGACAAGTCAAAAACCGTCGTTAGGAAGCTCAGCGAGTCAAAGGGCAACATCAGTTAGAAGAATTAGAAACTTATTAGATCTTGAATCTACGAGAAGTATACCGACCCCTACACCTACCAGAACTCAGGATCAAAGACTGCTAGATATTAATCCTGCAGGTAAGTAATAACGACATAACGAATGCTTGTAATCTCGACATAATTAATCTCTCTCATGTAAGCCCTCCCATATAATGCGACGTTTTAGAGTTCCTCAAGTATAAGATAGAAAAGCCACCGACAGTGGGTACTCCGAGTTCGACCAGTTCCCTCTTGAGTTCGCTCGGGGAGACTAGCGGTGGTGATCTGGCAGGTGGGGTCAGTGGATTGCTCTGGGTACACTTATTAGCGGGTCGCGGCCTTCGTTCGACTACGACCTCCTCGGCAGCAACTACACCCTCAACGCCATCGGGTCAGCCTAATTTAGGTATGTCAAAAgattaataacgaataaaaaaaataataaataataataaattattaatgaataaacaGCTAGCTGCGGCCTGAGAGACTTATATTGCGTATTGGAGTGTGACAGAGTGCACAAAGCACGGACCGTAGTGCGAACGGGCGATTTGATGTTCGATTGGGACGAAACCTTCGAGCTGGATCTCGTAGGAAATCGGCAGCTGGATCTGCTCGTATATTCTTGGGACCCACAATATCGGCACAAACTCTGTTATAAAGGATCCGTACACTTGGCGACACTGCTTAAGGAAGCGGCGATGCATCAGTTGGCGGTTAAAGTCGAGCCTCGAGGTACAATCTATTTAAGACTGCGATATACCGACGCCCAGCAAACTTTTAGACGGAGGGGATTACCAGTTATATCCCTCGCTACCAGAGTAGCTCCTTTGTTCGGAGTCGATCTCGATACCGTTGTAAGTTTAATACTTATACCTAAGGTATAAGACTA is drawn from Vespa crabro chromosome 10, iyVesCrab1.2, whole genome shotgun sequence and contains these coding sequences:
- the LOC124427572 gene encoding rho GTPase-activating protein 100F isoform X5, whose amino-acid sequence is MQWRKHVRIKYGGRVGVGQGQQDRDQVQLQVRVVQLQREGGARLSYVCHQPQLSSTARRDCSAAAMLCCGRRKEGRGEVIDISASPGRQAPTNQLRPKEPPSLVIQGDFRKISGISSDIFKQIETVENDHDASTAAALEAVEQRGDMVVRVIEPRQMGRQVSEAAKKFIAMQDPKHPIHLVEIIKRPGQTLGLYIREGNGVDRNDGVFISRIALETAVYNSGCLKVGDEILAVNLVDVTHMSLDDVVIIMSIPRRLILSTRHGPHQAVSHSRQAEHKAPPVVVIKRELNEDESDHATSNHVRDSSRRRGDGREMLPSRSQLGLTGLGSSQDLGSSNGDLYYNSRPEGHWSYQPPPPPVITHQPKPATAQHFQPYERGYPKTLESLAEKDFTKVHSFYTGPVMPSNDGRRMSTGGGMQSVAGRLSGQTQSSHYGYSQHAGSGRIIPRSGSDQHLPRVDYASITMPARHTLLRSSLKSGTSALRYNTRYGTQADTPSITPRRNPVGTLTRRHRPSLDYASDTEATCSSSPKSAYYYYRHNMNNPPSSSAVSHLATLSRSQIGQGMAGLRSNSLPRSGRTLPQQPGIRSGLSTVASGLIDQEDSDGALSAPELPSIRRDRGRIPSSPSVFTSDEYRAWLSRTPSTSALYEQIRATTNRPPRYTYSAENIHAAVNQGDYGSYGAYRPLSSTLDRLSTRSASAQQVNLANLRASTAISSTCHRGTGNPRPASVATSARSSLTSQKPSLGSSASQRATSVRRIRNLLDLESTRSIPTPTPTRTQDQRLLDINPAEFLKYKIEKPPTVGTPSSTSSLLSSLGETSGGDLAGGVSGLLWVHLLAGRGLRSTTTSSAATTPSTPSGQPNLASCGLRDLYCVLECDRVHKARTVVRTGDLMFDWDETFELDLVGNRQLDLLVYSWDPQYRHKLCYKGSVHLATLLKEAAMHQLAVKVEPRGTIYLRLRYTDAQQTFRRRGLPVISLATRVAPLFGVDLDTVVSRESKTGGVPGGVSTALAMGVPNVPIIVWRCVEEVERRGLDIIGLYRLCGSATKKRILREAFERNARSVNLSPDNVPDINVITGVLKDYLRELPEPLFTKCLYQMMVDALAVCLPDDPQGNAKLMFSILDCLPKVNRCTLIYLLDHLAMVVSQCNKMSPASLAVCFGPVLMLHSDEGGPPLDFQQPIAVLKYLLEIWPIKSDSSEDFFSRFSASSSYASNRAQQQSATSGPTAAAAAAAASPSPSAAAAAAAAAAGTATGTTTGTGNIGSNRAALAAATLTSSSTPNYSSRSPRTLHSSASAAANQASTGDSLVSRFT